A genomic window from Vagococcus sp. CY52-2 includes:
- the dltB gene encoding D-alanyl-lipoteichoic acid biosynthesis protein DltB translates to MSQLAQLIPYLTPYEKPFYFIILGVLFIPSILLSLNGKRMMWYQNFLTIFFLWISFGGPNSKQGLALIAYMIWQTLLTAIYFKYRQKDNKSSIFYLAVLLNLLPMIIIKLSPFFGSQSILAFLGYSYLTFKSVQVVMEIRDGILKEFNIKYYIQFLIFFPTISSGPIDRYRRFLKDYLNPPDKEKYVELLQKGIHYIFLGLLYKFIIGYVLGSQLLPTVQGVALGGTAPVLGTIGYMYVYSFYLFFDFAGYSLFAVGTSYLLGYETPMNFNKPFISPNIKEFWNRWHITLSFWFRDYVYMRLMFTLLKKKIFKSRVVASNVGYFGLFLLMGLWHGLTWYYIVYGIYHALLICINDAWLRYKKKHKDTLPSNRWTHALAIFITFNAVCFSFLIFSGFLDTLIKHFILV, encoded by the coding sequence ATGAGTCAGCTAGCACAGTTGATCCCATACTTGACTCCTTATGAAAAACCTTTTTATTTTATTATATTAGGTGTATTATTTATTCCATCGATTCTTTTATCCTTAAATGGTAAAAGAATGATGTGGTATCAAAATTTTTTAACTATTTTCTTTTTATGGATTAGTTTTGGTGGCCCAAATTCAAAACAGGGATTGGCTTTAATTGCCTACATGATTTGGCAAACACTATTAACGGCTATATACTTTAAATACAGACAAAAAGATAATAAAAGTAGTATTTTTTACTTAGCAGTTTTGCTAAATCTATTGCCTATGATTATCATTAAGCTTTCACCATTTTTTGGTTCTCAGTCGATTTTAGCTTTTCTAGGTTATTCTTATTTAACCTTTAAATCTGTTCAAGTCGTGATGGAAATACGTGACGGGATATTAAAGGAATTTAATATTAAATATTATATTCAATTTTTAATTTTCTTTCCAACTATTTCATCTGGTCCAATTGATCGTTATCGTCGATTTTTAAAAGATTATTTAAATCCGCCAGATAAAGAAAAATATGTAGAGTTGTTACAAAAAGGCATTCATTATATATTCTTAGGTTTATTATATAAATTTATTATAGGATATGTTTTAGGTAGTCAATTATTACCAACTGTTCAAGGAGTTGCACTAGGTGGAACGGCTCCTGTTCTTGGAACAATTGGGTATATGTATGTGTATAGTTTTTATTTATTTTTTGATTTTGCTGGTTATAGTTTGTTTGCAGTAGGGACAAGTTATTTACTTGGTTATGAAACACCCATGAACTTTAATAAACCATTTATTAGTCCCAACATCAAAGAATTTTGGAATAGATGGCACATCACTTTATCATTTTGGTTTAGAGATTATGTTTACATGAGATTGATGTTTACGTTATTAAAGAAAAAAATATTTAAGAGTCGTGTTGTGGCTTCAAACGTTGGGTATTTCGGCCTGTTCCTGTTAATGGGGTTATGGCATGGATTAACCTGGTATTATATTGTATATGGTATTTACCATGCTTTATTAATTTGTATTAATGATGCTTGGTTGAGATATAAAAAGAAACATAAAGACACATTGCCAAGTAATCGTTGGACTCATGCTTTAGCAATTTTTATTACATTTAATGCAGTATGTTTTAGTTTCTTGATATTCTCAGGATTTTTAGATACATTAATTAAGCACTTTATTTTAGTATAG
- the dltA gene encoding D-alanine--poly(phosphoribitol) ligase subunit DltA encodes MLNKILEKIKDISLNSEETIFFEENNRRYTYKELDKLSDSLAGFLEERYPVKTPIIVYGGQEALMVISFLACTKSGHSYVPVDDHTPKERVSMIVEEANASCVLSLSDWPLDTKEVYDRQTVISLMNDEKEYLAKQVVCENDVYYIIFTSGTTGKPKGVQITYNNLISFTNWMLSDFCLKKNQRFLCQAPFSFDLSVMDLYPALLSAGTLIPMPKTMIENFPLLFKSIPEMALNVWVSTPSLIEMVLLNPEFDSEHLPTLENFEFCGEELPKNTAQKLLDRFPNAKIYNTYGPTETTVAITNIIITQDVLDNYERVPLGKVKSDTTIHILNDQGEKLPSGEIGEIVISGPSVSIGYFNNSEKTKEVFFEFEGVPSYRTGDAGLIKDDLLFYKGRMDFQIKLNGYRMELGDIDHHLITLPEIRSACSVPKYNKSGKVQQLLAYVVLETPVEKADEKSLIQKLKEDLNKTVMDYMVPHRFVFVESLPMTQNGKIDRKKLINEVNS; translated from the coding sequence ATGTTAAATAAAATTTTAGAAAAAATTAAAGATATTTCATTAAATAGTGAAGAAACCATCTTTTTTGAAGAAAATAATCGTCGATACACTTATAAAGAGTTAGATAAATTATCAGATTCTCTCGCTGGATTTTTAGAAGAAAGGTACCCAGTGAAAACGCCTATTATTGTCTACGGTGGGCAAGAGGCTTTAATGGTTATTTCTTTTTTAGCTTGTACTAAATCGGGTCATTCATACGTGCCTGTTGATGATCACACACCTAAAGAACGAGTATCGATGATTGTTGAAGAAGCAAATGCTTCTTGTGTTTTATCTTTGTCTGATTGGCCATTAGATACAAAAGAAGTTTATGATAGACAAACAGTTATTTCTTTGATGAATGATGAAAAAGAATATTTAGCAAAACAAGTGGTGTGTGAAAATGATGTGTATTATATTATTTTTACATCTGGAACAACTGGAAAGCCAAAAGGGGTGCAAATCACTTATAATAATTTAATTAGTTTTACCAATTGGATGTTGAGTGATTTTTGTTTGAAAAAAAATCAACGTTTTTTATGTCAAGCACCATTTTCATTTGATTTATCAGTAATGGATTTGTATCCTGCTTTATTATCAGCTGGAACTCTTATTCCAATGCCGAAAACGATGATTGAGAATTTTCCATTATTATTCAAATCAATTCCAGAAATGGCCTTGAATGTCTGGGTATCAACTCCTTCATTAATTGAAATGGTATTATTGAATCCAGAATTTGATTCTGAACATTTACCAACATTAGAAAATTTTGAATTTTGTGGCGAAGAATTACCAAAAAATACTGCTCAAAAATTGTTAGACCGTTTCCCTAATGCTAAAATTTATAATACATATGGTCCAACAGAAACAACTGTTGCTATTACTAATATTATCATCACGCAAGATGTTTTAGATAACTATGAACGAGTACCACTTGGAAAAGTTAAAAGTGATACAACAATTCATATTTTGAATGATCAGGGTGAAAAATTACCTAGTGGTGAAATTGGTGAAATTGTTATTTCTGGTCCAAGTGTATCTATAGGTTATTTTAATAATTCTGAAAAAACAAAAGAGGTGTTCTTTGAATTTGAAGGGGTACCTTCCTATCGAACCGGAGATGCAGGTTTAATCAAAGACGATTTGTTATTTTATAAAGGAAGAATGGATTTTCAAATTAAGTTAAATGGTTATAGGATGGAATTAGGTGATATTGATCACCATTTAATCACTCTGCCAGAAATTCGTTCGGCATGTTCTGTTCCAAAATATAATAAGTCTGGTAAGGTACAACAATTATTAGCTTATGTGGTGTTGGAAACACCTGTTGAAAAAGCAGATGAAAAAAGCTTGATTCAAAAATTAAAAGAGGACTTAAATAAAACAGTAATGGATTATATGGTGCCACATCGTTTTGTCTTTGTTGAAAGTCTTCCAATGACACAAAACGGAAAAATAGATCGTAAAAAGTTAATAAATGAGGTGAATAGTTAA
- a CDS encoding teichoic acid D-Ala incorporation-associated protein DltX, whose protein sequence is MELKKIEVPENTKRWMSFVGKTLFYAAIILVLIYLYQYSHVGGGSFIYNQF, encoded by the coding sequence ATGGAATTAAAAAAAATTGAAGTGCCAGAAAATACAAAAAGATGGATGAGTTTTGTTGGAAAAACACTTTTTTATGCAGCCATAATACTTGTATTAATTTATTTGTATCAATATAGCCATGTTGGTGGGGGCTCTTTCATATATAATCAATTTTAA